ATTTAAAACAAAAACTAAAAGATTTTAATGAACTTGTAATGTTTGAACACTCTATATTTTCACTGCCGTTTATCTTTATAGCGATGGTAGTAGCGGCTGATGGATGGTTTGGTTTTGGACTTCTGTTTTTAGGAGCATTAGCTGCTGTAACTGCAAGAAATTTTGCAATGGGTGTGAACCGTTATGCAGATCGTGATATCGATGCACATAACCCTCGTACGGCAAACCGTCCAAATGTTGACGGAAGACTTGATGCAACTTCTATACTTATTTTTATCGGAGTGAATGCTCTTGCTTTTATCGTAATAGCATACTTGATTAACCCTTTGGCATTTAAACTCTCTATACCGATCTTGTTGGTACTTGGCTCATACTCATATTTTAAGCGTTTCTCTTCAATGGCTCATATAATTTTAGGAATTTCTCTTGGGCTTGCACCAATTGCGGGAGTTATAGCAGTAAGTGCAGCAATCCCTATCTGGTCAGTACTTCTTGCTCTTGGTGTTATTTTCTGGGTAGCTGGTTTTGATCTGCTTTATTCACTCCAAGATATGGAATATGATGTAGAAAAAGGGCTGCACTCAATCCCGTCAAAATACGGTGCAGAATCAACACTTTTTATCTCAGCACTTTTCCATGGACTTGCAGTGCTTTTTTGGCTCCTTTTTGTATGGGCTGCAGATCTTGGCTTTTTCGCACTTTTAGCAGCTGCGGGCAGCGGGCTGGTTCTTGCGTATGAGCAAAAGCTGGTACGTCGTGATTTTACACAGATAGACAGAGCATTTTTTACAGTTAACGGTTATCTAGGTATTGTATTTTTTATCTTAATAGTACTCGATAGGATATTAGCATGAGTGAACCACGTTTAGTACCGGCACCGATAAGTATCTCTTTTAGTGAAGCAGATTTAGACCTTGAAAATTACGAAAGAGAGTTTCAGAGTTTAAGTGAGAGTGATGATGACCCGATCGCACAATGGCTCAAACTTGCAAAAGCAAGAGGGGAAGCATCGGAGAGTGATCCGGTACTTTTAAATCTACTTGTAGAACTTCATAGAAAAGTAGATGCCCTTGAAGCATTTTTGAAAAATGAAACTCCTAAAAGAGTTTCGTTGACAACTGAAGAAGATATTGAAGGGATCGGATTTGAGCACTTCAAATTAAAACAGCCAGCTTTAGAGGTTGGCAAAACTTACTATGGTCGTATTGAGATGCCGGTACACCCAAAGAGAGATGTAGGTGTGTTTTTTAAAGCCCAGAGCCCTACATTGGCAAAATTTACCCGTATTCATGAGAGAGACGAAAAAGAGTGGGCATCATATATGACTGCTCGTGAACGTGTACTTATCAGAGAGTTAAGAGAGAAGAAAAATTGAATTTAGAGCAGATAAATTTTCAGCTGGAGTATGTTGTCGTCATTATGGCGCTCATCATTTTATATCTTTTATATTATGTTTATACAAAAGATACGACCTACTCTAAAAATATCCGCTCTGTAGCTTCTGTTGTGGAAGATTTGAATCGTGAGCTTTATTATCTCAAAAAACAATTATCAGAAGCTGAGACAAAGTTTCAGTCAAACTCACAAAGAATGAATGATGATGAGATCTATCAGGAGATCGAGAGAAGTGTGTACGATATGGTGCAACCACTCTCTATAGCCATGAAACAATTACAATCAAATATTGAAGTGATTGAGGGGCAGATCGAACATAGAATAGCACAGCTTGAAAGCGGTGTAAAACAATTTTCTATTCCGACATCTATCCATGCAAATGATGATGAAAAAATTATTTCACTTTTTAAGCAGGGTGTATCGATCGAAACAATAGCAAAAGAACTCCATCTTTCAAAACCTGAAGTAGAGTTTGTTCTTAAAATCAATAAAATCAAGTAGTATTAATGGCGGATAGAAAACTTTTTACTTTAGTATCTATTTTAGTAGGACTAAGTATTATTATCTCCTATTCACTCACAGAGTATACGGTTTTACTTTTCGATACAAACCAGTTCCATTTTGCGATCCGTCAAACTGTTTTTGGTTTGGTTGGGATTGTACTTATTTATGTCCTTTCACTGGGTGATCCGGATAAACATCTTAAACCGCTTGGATTTACACTCTTTTTCGGTTCATTAATACTTATGATAGCTATGCCTTTTTTACCGGAGAGTGTGGTTTCAGAAGTTGGTGGTGCAAAACGCTGGATCAAAGTAGCGGGATTCTCTTTAGCTCCTGTTGAGTTTTTTAAAGTTGGATTTGTATACTTTTTAGCATGGAGTTTCTCTCGTAAACTTGGACATCATAACGGCATGGGGATAAGAAGTGAATTCCGCCGTTTCCTCCCTTATGCAGTAGTGTTTGTTGCTGCAATGTTTATTATCGCCTTTTTGCAAAAAGATTTAGGACAGGTTGTAGTTCTTGGCGGGACGCTTCTGTTTATGCTTATCTTTGCAGGAAGCAGTTTTAAATTTTTCCTGAGTATTTTAGGTGGAATCTTCGGAGCGGTGGTACTGTTTATTCTGACAGCTGAACACCGTATTGCCCGTATTAAATCTTGGTGGGCATTGGCACAAAATTCTGTATTAGAGATCATGCCTGAGTTTGTTGCCGAGAAGTTGCGTGTACCTGTTGAGGTAGAACCATATCAGATAGGTCACTCACTCAATGCTATTCACAACGGTGGACTCTTTGGTGTTGGGCTTGGTAACGGTACATTTAAACTTGGATTTTTATCTGAAGTACATACCGACTTTGTTTTAGCCGGAATTGCCGAAGAGTTTGGATTTATAGGGATACTTTTTGTTGTGTTTATTTTTATGTGGATGCTGCAAAGAATATTTAAAATTGCCAACCGTACCAAAGATACAAGTATCTATCTTTTTAGTATCGGAATAGGTCTAGTATTGTCGTTTGAGTTCTTGGTAAATGCCTACGGTATTAGTGGAATTACCCCTATTAAAGGGATCTCGGTACCGTTTTTATCTTACGGTGGTTCGGCGATGCTCGGTGCTTGTTTATCTGTAGGAATGGTACTTATGGCATCTAAAAAAGCAAATATGAATGGAAAGACCTCTATCTCAACCTCTGAATAAACTTCAGAGGGCTAAAAAAAGTTAAAATTGTGTAAAATATTTTTGAAGCGTAGCTGTAGCTACGGTGATGGAAATTTTTGTGCAAGGTTGATTTTTTTTAACCCTCCCTTCGGGTAAGTTATACAAGCGTATACTCTGTGTTAGATAACCTTCAGCATAGCTCACTATGCTAAAGAACATCTGCCTTGATTATAAACTTGTATAATTTACTGAAGAAAATTCAGAGGTTGTGATAGAGGTCTATATGAAAATTTGTATAACAGGTGGTGGAACAGGCGGTCACTTAATGGTAGCCGAGGCTTTGGTTGAAGCTGTTGTAAATGATGGAGATGAAGCGATATTTATCGGTTCAAACAAAGGTCAGGACCAAAAGTATTTCGGTGAGCATAGTGAGTTTTCACATGTCTACTTTTTGGAAACTACGGGTGTTGTCAACCAAAGAGGTTTGGGAAAAATAAAAGCACTCTATAAAGTGTTCAAAGCTTTTTTAGAGGCAAGAAAGATTTTAAAAGAACACAAAATAGAAGCGACTTACAGTGTCGGCGGTTTTTCTGCAGCAGCGGCATCTTTTGCGACACTCTCTTTATTTAAACCCCTTTTCATTCATGAACAAAATGCAAAAACAGGACGACTCAATGGGCTTTTAAAACCATTTGCCAAACGTTTTATCTCTGGATATGAGAAAGATTCCAAGATTCAGGGGTATCCGGTTAAAGAGGTTTTTGTAAAAACTGCACGAGTGAGAACGGAGTTAAATACGATCATATTTTTAGGCGGCAGTCACGGGGCACGCGCTATTAACGATCTAGCACTCAGTGTAGCCTGGAAATTAAAAAAACAAGGGATTAAAATTATTCATCAAGCAGGGGAGAGTGACTTGCAAAGGGTGGAGGAAGAGTATAAAAAACTAGGCATTGACGATGTTGAACTCTATGGCTTTACAAAAGAGCTCCCAACATTAATCGAAAAGGCAGATATGGCGGTAAGCCGTGCGGGAGCTTCAACACTTTGGGAGTTAAGTACAAATGGATGTCCAGCTTTTTACATCCCGTACCCATATGCAGCTGGTGATCATCAGTACTATAATGCAAAGTTTATTGTAGATAATGATTTGGGCTGGTGTGAGCGAGAGGGTGAAGAGTTGCAATCAAAACTGCTTCATGCAATCAAAGAGAGTGCACTCGCTACTAAAAGTGAAAAGCTTTTGGAATATAATCAAAAAAATGTAGCGACCACAATGATCACAGAGGTGAGGGATCTGCTCAATGCTTAAGGATTTAGCACAGTTTTTAGTTGATCAGATATTTGAGTTTGGATATCCGGGAATATTTATACTGATGGCTATTGAATCAAGTTTTATCCCGTTTCCTAGTGAGATAGTTCTTGTCCCTGCAGGATATTTGGCATCTCAAGAGAAGATGAATATAGTTTTAATAGCTTTGAGTGCCGTTGGTGGTTCTATGGTTGGAGCGTTTATTAACTACTATCTTGCATATTTTGTAGGGCGTAAGTTTTTAAATAAATATGGAAAGTACTTTTTTATCTCTAAAGAGGTACTTGCTAAAATGGACAGCTTCTTTACAAAGCATGGAGCAATATCAACTTTTACCGGAAGACTTATTCCCGGTATTCGTCAGCTTATCTCGATCCCTGCCGGTTTAGCGCATATGGATATAGTAAAGTTTTCAATATATACGGCTTTAGGTGCTGGACTATGGTCACTTGTTCTGATATTTTTAGGGTACTTCATAGGTGAAAATCAAGAGTTGATAGATCAGTATTTAAAACAAATAACTTTCTCTATAGTTATTTTAGTTATAATATTTGCTTTCATATATTATAAAATCAAAATAAAAAAGGTTTAAAATGGAGTATATGTTTTCGAGTGGTTTTTTTGGTACTAGAGCACCACTTTTTATGGATGTTGTTACATTAATAGTAGCGGTTTTACCGTTATTGATTTTTGGTGGAATCATGTTTGCAAAAAAAGGTAATTATAAAATGCATGCTTTTGCACAAAACTTGATCTATGTGGTTTCTGTTATCGTTGTGATTTATTTTGAATACGGTGTACGTATAGGAGGTGGGTTCGCCACTTTTGCATCTGATACGGAAGTAAATTATACCTATGCACTTTTTGTATTAGTTTTTCATATTGCAATTGCAGTGGCTACATTTTTTTACTGGACACTTACAATCATTAAAGCAAATAAATGGTTTAAAGCAGATGTTATACCTGGAGAGATGTCAAAAACTCATAAACTGATGGCGATTAAAAGTTTTGTAGGTATTATCTTTACATCTATGACAGGTATCTGGGTGTATATATCACTATTTATATAAAAATTTTAAAGGAGAAATGAATGATAGAAGTTGGCGCAGCTGCACCGGAGTTTTGTTTACCAAATCAAGATGATGTGGAGATCTGTTTACGTGATCTCAAAGGAAAATGGATAGTTCTTTATTTTTATCCAAAGGATTCAACTCCGGGTTGTACGACTGAAGCGTGTGAGTTTACGGAAGCTATGCCGGAATTTGGTAATATGGATGCTATTATTTTAGGTGTGAGTGCAGACTCTACAAAAAGACATCGTAACTTTATAGAAAAACAAAACCTTAGCATTACACTACTAAGTGATGAATCAACTGATATGATGCAAGAGTACGGTGTATGGCAACTAAAGAAAAATTACGGTCGTGAATATATGGGGATAGTTCGTTCAACGCTTATTATCGATCCTCAAGGTGTAGTTCAAGCTGTTTGGGAAAAAGTTCGTGTAAAAGGTCATGTTGAAGCTGTAAAAGAGAAGCTTGCGGAGTTGCAAGGCTAATTCATTTGGCTTGATGCATGGACTGTTTTTACAGAATAGGAAGCTCAAAATAGAGCCAAAAGTAGTTCCACTTGAAAAAGTGGAACAATACCTAATTAAATATTAGAATTTATATCTTAGATAAAAACGAATATCCTGCGCATTTTTAACTATATTTCCGAGCATATCTTGTGCAGTCGTATTTCCTGCATTCGCAGCTGTTTCTATGTCAGAAATTTTCATTGCTGCACCAGTTGAATCTCCAAAGAATCCATTACTTCCTGTAAAGTCGTAATCTATATACGTATAGCGGATCTGCATAGATAAAATATCTTCTACAAGGTATTCTGTAAAATAAGCTTCATATGCATTACCGCGTGCAGCCATTTTTGAACCTATATTTGTATCTTCTGCATAAGTAATACTTCTCCAGTATTTCGTACCATGGTTAAATTCTAATCCCCATCTTCCATCTTCTGTGATAAGTGAAGGGAATTGTGTACCGATCCAGTATGAATAACCTGTTTTTGATTCTCCGGCAGTTGTTTGTTGTCCATCCAGTGTCCATTCCGAATAAAGCATTCTAGCATCTGCTTTTGGATCAGTTTTACTCATAGCACCACTTACGAAGAAAGTAGTTTCATCTAAAAAGTCACTGATACCATCTCCTATACCGTTAATCATAAAGCTTGCTGTAGCACTATACATCCCCCCTACAGTTTCCATACCGTAAAATTGATTTGTAGCAGTGTTTATATCGGCTCCGATTAAATTGTTTGCATAATAAAGCTGAGTATCTAAAGTATACTGACCGTCACTGTAAGCTCTAAAAATAAATCCAGCAAGATCAATATCTGCAAGATCACCTTCAGTCGTTGCATATGGAACTGAAGTTTGAATAGTACTTGTGTTCATATCCATTGCAAAGAATTTTGGAGCTGCATTTGTACCGCCGCGACCTGCACAGAACTTAACATACATACCGTTAACTCCAGTCAGGTTTTCAAGCTTAAATAGAGAACTTAAACCATCAAACTCAACATTAATTGAATGTCCTTGAGGCGATGCTGCATGATCATCATCTCTTAGGTTAATAAGGTGTCCGTTTGTTGATGGACGACGACCTATACTAAATGTCCATGGGATATCAGTTCCAACAAATGTTGAGTTTTTGTATAGAAAGTATGCATTTTTTACACGGAGAGTATCATCATAAGCATTCTCATTCGTAATCCAGTCAAATGTTTCAAACGGAGTCATATTAGCTCCTGAACCACTTCTGTGTCCAAATGCTTTATTATATGCTAGTTGCCCATGAAAACTGATTTGGTGAGTTGCTGCCCAGTCCATATTTAACCAGAATCTATTTGTCATGAAAGCATCATTTTGATATTTATCTCCATTTGCCATTTCATAATCTAGATTTTCTAATGCAAATCTGTAATCAACACCAAATTTTAAATGGTTACCACTTGTAGCTTTATTGATCTCTGTAATGCTTTCATCTAGCTCTTCAAATGCTTCGATAACATCAAAATCTTCTTCCTCGTCAGAATCCTCTTCGTTATCTGTTTCTTCATCAGAGTCAGCATCTTCACTTTCGTCTTCGTCATCTGATTTTTTAGATGTAACTGATATAGACTTTTTTGCTCTTAATTCTTCTAGCTCTTTTTGCATTTTTTGCATTTTAGCTTCCATTGCTTCGAAGCGATCGTACATTGTGTCAGCTGATAAATTACTCCCTAGTATCGTAGCTGAAGCGACCAATGATAATAATAAAGGCTTATTCATCTCTTCCCTTTTCGTATTACATTTATTAATACTTTCTGCATTAATTCCGTTACTATACATTAATCTATATAAATCTTTTTTTAAACTATGTGATAAAAATATAATATCTAAATCCTATGTAAAAGAAAGCTTAAATTAAACATAGTTTCAGTATAATTCGCCGATTTTTCTTCCGCAAGGCTAGAAAATATTAACAGGCTAATGTCAAAAAGTTAGTGCGACCTCTTCAGATTATAAGAGTCATCGTTCGACATTTTCCAAAGCTAACTAACATTATTTCTGGCTCAAAAATGTAGCCTTTAAAGGACCTTATATGGTAACTATGAAAGACCTATTAGAATGTGGTGTACACTTCGGTCACCAAACTCGTCGTTGGAATCCAAAAATGAAAAAATTCATTTTCGGTGTTCGTAAAAATATCTATATCCTAGATTTACAAAAAACTTTACGTTACTTCCGTAACACTTACCAAATCGTATTAGATGCTGCTGCAGAAGGTAAAACAGTACTTTTCGTTGGTACAAAGAAACAAGCTCGTAACTCTGTAAGAGAAGCTGCTCTTTCTTGTGGTATGCCATACGTAGATAACAGATGGTTAGGTGGTATGCTTACTAACTTCCCAACTATTCAAAAATCTATCCGTAAACTTGACGTAATTACTGAGATGCAAGAAAACGGTCAAATTGATCTTTTAACTAAAAAAGAAGCATTAATGCTTTCTAGAACTAAAGATAAACTTGAAATGTACTTCGGTGGTATTCGTGATATGAAAAAACTACCAGATATGCTTTTCATTATCGATGCTGCTAAAGAGCACACTGCAGTTTTAGAAGCAAGACGTCTTGGTATTCCAGTTGTAGCTCCACTAGATACAAACTGTGATCCAGATCTTATCACTTACCCAATCCCAGGTAATGATGATGCTATCCGTTCTATTCAACTTTTCTGTCGTGAGATGGCTGCAGCTATCAACGAAGGTAAAGCTTTAGCAGAAGGTGGTGCAGATAACTCTAACGAGGAAGCATCTGAAGAAGCTGCAACTGAAGAAGCAGCAGTAGAAACTACAGAGGAAGCATAATTATGGCAGCAATTACAGCAGCAATGGTTAAGGAGCTCAGAACTGCAACTGACGCTCCAATGATGGATTGTAAAAAAGTTTTAGTTGAAGCTGACGGAGATATCGAAAAAGCAAAAGAGCTTTTAAAAGAAAGAGGTATCGCTAAAGCTGCTAAGAAAGCTGATAGAGTTGCAGCAGAAGGTCTTGTAGGTCTTAAAATTGCTGATGACTGTTCTAAAGCTACAGTTGTTGAAATTAACTCTGAAACTGACTTCGTTGCTCAAAATGAAGGTTTCAAAGATTTAGTTCTTAAAACAACTGAAGAAGTTTTCAACACTAATCCAACTGATGTTGAAGGTGTAATGGGTACTGAATTCGGTACTTACTTCACTGAAAGCGTTGCAAAAATCGGTGAAAAAATTGAACTTCGCCGTTTCGGTAGTTTAGAAGCTGAAGATGATACTGTTGCAATGAATGCTTATGTTCACTCTAACAACAGAATCGCTGTAATCGTAAAAGCTAAATGTGACTCTGCAAAAACTGCTGAAGGTATGAAAGATGTACTTAAGCAAGTTGCAATGCACGCATCTGCTATGAAACCACAAGTTTTAAGCTACAAAGATTTCTCTACTGAATTCGTTGAGTCTGAAACTAAAGGTCGTATCGAAGCTATTAAAAAAGAGAACGAAGAGTTAGCACGTTTAGGTAAAACACTTAAAAATGTTCCATCATTCGTATCTATGGTTCAATTAACTGACGAGATCATGAAAAAAGCTGAAGAAGATATCAAAGCTGATCTTGCGGCTCAAGGGAAACCTGAAAAAATCTGGGACAAAATCATCCCTGGTTCGTTAGCTCGTTTTGTTGATGACAACACTACTTTAGATAAAGAGCAAGCTTTACTTGACCAAACTTACGTACTTGACGATAAGAAAACAGTAGCAGAGGCTGTTGAGGCTGCTGCTAAAGCTCTTGGCGGAACTGCTGAGATCGTTGACTTTATCCGTCTTGAAGTGGGTGAAGGTATCGAGAAAGCTGAAGATGACTTCGCAGCTGAAGTAGCTGCACAAATGGCTTAATGCCTTTTTGAGCTAAGGGTGTTTATCCCTTAGCCATCCCCTTTACTACACATTAATTTTCCTTATATAAATTCCTTTTAACATGCTATAATCTTTTTATGCAAAAAGATCAAAAAAATAAAATCGTGATCATTGGCGGTGGATATGCCGGACTCAATGCACTAAAAAAACTCGCTAAAGATCAAAACAACGAGATTGTACTTATTGATAAAAAAGCGTATCACTTTATGCAGACAGATGTATATGACCTGATAGCGAACGAACACGATTTTGCCCAAGTGAGTGTTGATCTTTTTACTTACTGTACAGGGTTTGATCACAACGTTACTTTTTTAAAAGAAGAGATAAAGAGCGTTGACTTTAAAAACAAAAAAGTTATCTCTGAACGAAAAAGAATAACCTATGACTATCTCATAATAGCAGTAGGTGCTAGAACAAAGTTTTTCTCAAATATTGAAGGTTTAAGAGAGTATGCCTACGGTGTAAAGGCACTTCATAGGGCTATGTATTTTAAACAAAAGTTTGAGATGAGTCTTTTTCAAAAGATCGATCAAGAAGGAACATACTGTAAACCTTTAAATATCGTGATCGCAGGTGGGGGGTTAAGCGGTGTTGAGATCTCTGCACAGATGGCATCTTTTGCAAAAGAGTTTTATAAAAACAATAATTTTTTATGTAGAAAACTCAATATTGTACTGGTAAATTCTTCAGAGTTTGTTTTAAAGAACTTGGATGATAAGCTTGTGAAATATTCAGAAAAGCATCTAAAAAAGCTCGATGTGACAATTAAGAGAAATGCAAAAGTTCAGAGTTTAACGCCAACTAGGGTAACCCTTAGTAACGGAGAAGAGCTTGAGATGGATTTTATGATCTTTGCAGGGGGAATAGAGCCAAACGGATTAGTATTTAACTTAGAGTTATCGAAAAATCAACAGGGTTATTTAGAAACCAATGAGTATCTTCAAAGTGTTAATCATGAAGATGTTTTTGTTGTCGGGGACTGTACGACAATTTATGATAAAAATAAAAAACGTTTACCCCCTACTGCTGATATTGCAGAACAGATGGGTAGATGTGCTGCTAATAATATTACAAGACTTATATACAAACAAAAATTGAAAAAACACATGGTACGCCAAAGAGGGATACTCATTGCTTTAGGAAGACGATATGCATGTGGAAAAGTTTTTGGTTTATATCTAAACGGTTTTAGTGCATACCTTATGAAAAAAGCTATTGAAAAACTTTATCTATTTAAACTGAATAAGCAATCGAAAAAGGGTTGTAAAAAGATATTTTGTACCCTACAAGATTAATTTAGTAACTTTTCACTATAATCTTTTTATGGAAATTTTAGAAGCAAACAACCTTTCACACTCATTTGATTACAAGTTATTTGATGATGTTTCATTCTCTTTAAATAAAAAAGAACGCATAGCTATTATCGGAATGAGCGGAAGCGGAAAGTCGACACTTTTACATATCATCTCATCACTCTTAAAACCTCAAAGCGGCAGTGTAAAACTTTTTGGAGAAGATATCTATAATCTCAATAAAAGTAAACTCGCAGAGATTAAAAGAGATAAAATCGGGCTTGTATTTCAGTCCCATTATCTTTTTCGCGGTTTTTCTGCATATGAAAATTTAGAGGTAGCCGAGATACTATCGCAGCAGCCGATTGATGAAGAGTTGTTAAAAAGACTCGATATTGAGCATTGTATAAAACAGAAGGTTACGGAACTCTCAGGCGGTCAGCAACAACGTGTATCTATCGCAAGGGTTTTGACAAAAAAACCGGAAATAATTTTTGCAGATGAACCGACAGGAAATCTGGACAGTAAAACCGCTCATGAAGTTATGGAGCTGTTTTTTGAATATTGTGACAAAAATGATGCAGGTATGGTTCTAGTTACACACGATACAGGTCTTGCACAGCTGTGCGACAAAGTGTACAGACTCGAAGATAAAGAGTTAAAAAGAGAAAAATAGTATGCAATGGGCAGCAATATTTAACGATTATAATGTAGTTGGATTTTTATTACTGTTTTTCCGTTTTGCTGCCCTATTTTTAACAGTACCTATATTTTCTCATCAAAATATCCCTATTACTATTAAGGCTGCTATCGCTTTTTTCTTTACGATAGTATTCTACTCCTCTATGCCACCGTTGCAAATCTCGATCGATATCCCGACTATAGTGTTGGCAATACTGAGTGAATTTATCTTCGGGCTTGCCATTGGAGTTGTTTTACTGCTTGCATATCATGTTATAACGTTTGCAGGTGGTCAGATATCTTATATGATGGGTTTCTCACTAGCAAGTGCTATTGACCCACAAACAGGTGTTTCGATGCCTATTATCTCGCAGTTTTTGTCACTGATCGCTTTAATGGTACTTTTTAGTTTAAATCTTCATCATTGGGTACTTCTGTTTGTTGATGCGTCACTCAAAAGTGTTCCTTTAGGGGGCTTTTTAATGAGTGAAGATTTTTTTAACTATACACTCCATGCTACTTCAAATATGTTTTTAGTAGGCTTTATGATAGCCTTCCCGATTATTGCTTTATCTTGGCTGGCAGATGTGATCTTCGGAATGCTTATGAAGACGATGCCACAGTTCAACTTACTTGTTATCGGTTTCCCGATAAAGATCATGGTTGCATTTGTTGTTCTTATAGCAACAATCACAGCAACAATGTTGATCGTAAAAGGGCAGATGCAAGAGGCTTTTAACACCTTAGAGATGTTTTTTTAGTTTTTTTTGATACAATACAGTGATTATTGATTTTGATATAATCAGAGAATATTGTCGAAGGAAAAACAAGTGCAAATCTTACTTTTAAATGATAATCCAGTTGTTACTAAATTAGTTACATTAAGTGCCCAAAAAACATCCGATGAACTTGATGTTGTTGGGAGCATAGATGAGATTGATGAATCTAAAGATTATGATTTACTTGTTGTTGACGATACAAAATATAGCGAAACTCTTCTAGAAGATCTTAACTTTAAAACTACATATGTTAAATCACTCTATATATTATCACGCGATGCAGAACCAGTAGATGGTTTTACTACGACACTGAAAAAACCGTTTTTACCTACAGACTTAGTAGAACTATTTGCAGTGCTTGGCAAAGAGATTGCAAATATAGATGACGATGACTTAATAGATGATGCAGAAGGTAGTGCTGATAGTGACTTTAAACTGGATGAAGATATAGATCTTGATGATGAATTGCCTGCACTTGAGGGTGACCTTCCTGAACTTGAAGATGAACTTTTAATTCACGAAGATGATACTCTAAGCGGTGAGAGTGTTTTAGATTCTGAAGAGGCACAAAAAGTGAAAGATCTATTGGATGAAGCTGAAGATGATTTTGAACTAGATGATTCATTAGACTTAGATGATTCTCTAGAAGATCTTGATGAGTTGTCGGACGGGGATGAAGAGATAGATGAATTAGAAGGTTCAGAAGAAGATTTTAATCTTGATGACCTTGTAGACGGATTTGCGGAGGAAGAGTCTATCTCAGATGATGAGA
Above is a window of Sulfurimonas marina DNA encoding:
- the rpsB gene encoding 30S ribosomal protein S2; amino-acid sequence: MVTMKDLLECGVHFGHQTRRWNPKMKKFIFGVRKNIYILDLQKTLRYFRNTYQIVLDAAAEGKTVLFVGTKKQARNSVREAALSCGMPYVDNRWLGGMLTNFPTIQKSIRKLDVITEMQENGQIDLLTKKEALMLSRTKDKLEMYFGGIRDMKKLPDMLFIIDAAKEHTAVLEARRLGIPVVAPLDTNCDPDLITYPIPGNDDAIRSIQLFCREMAAAINEGKALAEGGADNSNEEASEEAATEEAAVETTEEA
- the fliR gene encoding flagellar biosynthetic protein FliR, whose translation is MQWAAIFNDYNVVGFLLLFFRFAALFLTVPIFSHQNIPITIKAAIAFFFTIVFYSSMPPLQISIDIPTIVLAILSEFIFGLAIGVVLLLAYHVITFAGGQISYMMGFSLASAIDPQTGVSMPIISQFLSLIALMVLFSLNLHHWVLLFVDASLKSVPLGGFLMSEDFFNYTLHATSNMFLVGFMIAFPIIALSWLADVIFGMLMKTMPQFNLLVIGFPIKIMVAFVVLIATITATMLIVKGQMQEAFNTLEMFF
- a CDS encoding NAD(P)/FAD-dependent oxidoreductase; the encoded protein is MQKDQKNKIVIIGGGYAGLNALKKLAKDQNNEIVLIDKKAYHFMQTDVYDLIANEHDFAQVSVDLFTYCTGFDHNVTFLKEEIKSVDFKNKKVISERKRITYDYLIIAVGARTKFFSNIEGLREYAYGVKALHRAMYFKQKFEMSLFQKIDQEGTYCKPLNIVIAGGGLSGVEISAQMASFAKEFYKNNNFLCRKLNIVLVNSSEFVLKNLDDKLVKYSEKHLKKLDVTIKRNAKVQSLTPTRVTLSNGEELEMDFMIFAGGIEPNGLVFNLELSKNQQGYLETNEYLQSVNHEDVFVVGDCTTIYDKNKKRLPPTADIAEQMGRCAANNITRLIYKQKLKKHMVRQRGILIALGRRYACGKVFGLYLNGFSAYLMKKAIEKLYLFKLNKQSKKGCKKIFCTLQD
- a CDS encoding ABC transporter ATP-binding protein, whose protein sequence is MEILEANNLSHSFDYKLFDDVSFSLNKKERIAIIGMSGSGKSTLLHIISSLLKPQSGSVKLFGEDIYNLNKSKLAEIKRDKIGLVFQSHYLFRGFSAYENLEVAEILSQQPIDEELLKRLDIEHCIKQKVTELSGGQQQRVSIARVLTKKPEIIFADEPTGNLDSKTAHEVMELFFEYCDKNDAGMVLVTHDTGLAQLCDKVYRLEDKELKREK
- a CDS encoding DUF3373 family protein, with product MNKPLLLSLVASATILGSNLSADTMYDRFEAMEAKMQKMQKELEELRAKKSISVTSKKSDDEDESEDADSDEETDNEEDSDEEEDFDVIEAFEELDESITEINKATSGNHLKFGVDYRFALENLDYEMANGDKYQNDAFMTNRFWLNMDWAATHQISFHGQLAYNKAFGHRSGSGANMTPFETFDWITNENAYDDTLRVKNAYFLYKNSTFVGTDIPWTFSIGRRPSTNGHLINLRDDDHAASPQGHSINVEFDGLSSLFKLENLTGVNGMYVKFCAGRGGTNAAPKFFAMDMNTSTIQTSVPYATTEGDLADIDLAGFIFRAYSDGQYTLDTQLYYANNLIGADINTATNQFYGMETVGGMYSATASFMINGIGDGISDFLDETTFFVSGAMSKTDPKADARMLYSEWTLDGQQTTAGESKTGYSYWIGTQFPSLITEDGRWGLEFNHGTKYWRSITYAEDTNIGSKMAARGNAYEAYFTEYLVEDILSMQIRYTYIDYDFTGSNGFFGDSTGAAMKISDIETAANAGNTTAQDMLGNIVKNAQDIRFYLRYKF
- the tsf gene encoding translation elongation factor Ts, encoding MAAITAAMVKELRTATDAPMMDCKKVLVEADGDIEKAKELLKERGIAKAAKKADRVAAEGLVGLKIADDCSKATVVEINSETDFVAQNEGFKDLVLKTTEEVFNTNPTDVEGVMGTEFGTYFTESVAKIGEKIELRRFGSLEAEDDTVAMNAYVHSNNRIAVIVKAKCDSAKTAEGMKDVLKQVAMHASAMKPQVLSYKDFSTEFVESETKGRIEAIKKENEELARLGKTLKNVPSFVSMVQLTDEIMKKAEEDIKADLAAQGKPEKIWDKIIPGSLARFVDDNTTLDKEQALLDQTYVLDDKKTVAEAVEAAAKALGGTAEIVDFIRLEVGEGIEKAEDDFAAEVAAQMA